A region from the Oceanidesulfovibrio marinus genome encodes:
- the rpe gene encoding ribulose-phosphate 3-epimerase, producing the protein MSGLDRTRTAPILAPSLLSSDFSRLGEELEALQSAGLEWVHWDVMDGMFVPNITLGPPIIKKLRKRSNLFFDVHLMIEQPERYLEAFADAGSDMLVVHAEASIHLERTVSEIKRLGMKAGVALNPHTPLDHVHYLLPELDMVLIMSVNPGFGGQSFIPFTLDKVRELAREVTRRGLSTLIQMDGGVSVNNAEELIAAGADVLVSGSDFFGHPPYPERYQTFRRAMDKGAGLAV; encoded by the coding sequence ATGTCCGGTCTCGATCGCACGCGCACTGCGCCCATCCTGGCTCCGTCGCTCCTGTCCTCGGATTTCTCCCGCCTGGGCGAGGAGCTGGAGGCGCTCCAGAGCGCCGGCCTGGAGTGGGTTCACTGGGATGTCATGGACGGCATGTTCGTGCCCAACATCACCCTGGGGCCGCCCATCATCAAGAAGCTGCGCAAGCGCAGCAATCTCTTTTTCGACGTCCACCTGATGATCGAGCAGCCGGAGCGCTACCTGGAAGCCTTTGCCGACGCAGGCAGCGACATGCTCGTGGTCCACGCCGAAGCGAGCATCCACCTGGAGCGCACCGTGAGCGAGATCAAGCGCCTGGGCATGAAGGCCGGCGTGGCCCTCAACCCCCACACCCCGCTGGACCACGTGCACTACCTGCTGCCCGAGCTGGATATGGTGCTGATCATGTCGGTGAACCCCGGCTTCGGTGGTCAGTCGTTCATTCCGTTTACGCTGGACAAGGTCCGCGAGCTCGCCCGGGAGGTGACCCGCCGCGGCCTCTCCACCCTCATCCAGATGGACGGCGGCGTGAGCGTGAATAACGCTGAAGAGCTCATTGCTGCGGGGGCCGACGTGCTCGTCTCCGGCTCGGATTTCTTTGGTCACCCGCCGTATCCCGAAAGATACCAGACGTTCCGCCGCGCCATGGACAAAGGCGCCGGATTAGCCGTCTGA
- a CDS encoding MerR family transcriptional regulator — MTDWSGGSGTYKIGEAAELLGLKPYVLRFWESEFPQLKPKRSSTGQRVYTETHVELLRTIRHLLHEEGLTIDGARRRLKETMSPPPEATIAYVVDELEAMRRLLTGEHES; from the coding sequence ATGACAGATTGGTCCGGAGGATCAGGAACGTACAAGATAGGCGAGGCGGCCGAGCTGCTCGGCCTCAAGCCCTATGTGCTGCGGTTCTGGGAGTCCGAGTTCCCGCAGCTCAAGCCCAAGCGTTCGTCCACCGGCCAGCGCGTCTACACCGAGACGCATGTCGAGCTTCTGCGCACCATCCGGCACCTGCTGCACGAGGAAGGGCTGACCATAGACGGCGCCCGCAGGCGTCTGAAAGAAACCATGAGCCCGCCGCCGGAGGCGACCATTGCCTACGTGGTGGACGAGCTCGAGGCAATGCGCCGGTTGCTGACCGGTGAACACGAATCGTGA